From Spirosoma aerolatum, one genomic window encodes:
- a CDS encoding glucosamine-6-phosphate deaminase, which translates to MDQFTVDQLTVAVYPTRQQMGQAAANDASACIRQLLTEQDEVNIIFAAAASQNEFLTALVAAPQIDWTRINAFHMDEYTGLPKDHPQRFGNFLHEKIFGRVPFKQVFYLNENSTDDQDECARYSALLEAHRTDITCMGIGENTHLAFNDPHVANFNDPYLVKIIDLDEPCKQQQVNDGCFPSVSEVPPIAYTLTIPALLRARYIFCMVPGANKAAAVKHTLVEAITEKYPSTSLRTHPNAKLYIDEDSAALIGKGINA; encoded by the coding sequence ATGGACCAATTTACTGTAGACCAGCTTACGGTCGCTGTTTATCCTACTCGCCAGCAAATGGGCCAGGCAGCCGCCAACGATGCCAGTGCCTGCATCCGTCAACTGCTTACAGAGCAGGATGAAGTAAACATCATCTTTGCGGCTGCGGCCTCCCAGAACGAATTTCTGACGGCTCTCGTGGCGGCTCCTCAGATCGACTGGACCCGAATCAATGCATTTCATATGGACGAATACACGGGTCTGCCCAAAGATCACCCGCAACGGTTCGGCAATTTTCTCCATGAAAAGATATTCGGCAGGGTTCCGTTCAAACAGGTATTTTATCTGAACGAAAACAGTACCGACGATCAGGACGAATGCGCCCGATACAGTGCTCTGCTGGAAGCCCACAGGACGGATATCACCTGTATGGGTATTGGTGAAAACACACACCTGGCCTTCAACGACCCACATGTAGCGAACTTCAACGACCCGTATCTGGTCAAAATTATCGACCTCGACGAACCGTGTAAACAGCAGCAGGTCAACGACGGCTGTTTCCCATCCGTTAGCGAAGTGCCGCCCATAGCCTATACACTCACCATACCCGCTCTGCTTCGGGCGCGGTATATTTTCTGCATGGTACCCGGAGCGAACAAAGCCGCTGCTGTTAAACATACCCTAGTGGAAGCCATTACCGAAAAATACCCATCCACCTCACTACGCACGCATCCTAACGCCAAGTTATACATAGATGAAGATAGCGCTGCACTGATCGGAAAGGGCATAAACGCCTAA
- a CDS encoding SDR family NAD(P)-dependent oxidoreductase — MKNYLVVGHSSGIGKALSKKLAESNQVIGTYYKNEVLSSQNVSSHYLNVMDDQLDFSFLPETLDGLAYCPGAIQLKPFARLKEDDFIADFKLQVSGAIKVIQHCLPALKKAESSSIVLFSTVAVKMGFNFHSLVSTSKGAIEGLTRALAAELAPAIKVNCIAPSITNTPLAGSLLNTQEKIDANAQRHPLKKIGTPEDIASMAAYLLSDENTWITGQIFSVDGGISSVR; from the coding sequence ATGAAAAACTATTTAGTTGTTGGCCATAGCTCTGGCATAGGGAAAGCTCTTTCTAAAAAATTGGCCGAAAGCAACCAGGTAATAGGCACGTATTACAAAAACGAGGTTTTATCTTCTCAAAACGTCTCTTCTCATTACTTAAACGTAATGGACGACCAGTTAGACTTTAGCTTTCTGCCCGAGACATTGGATGGATTAGCCTATTGCCCTGGGGCCATCCAGTTGAAACCTTTTGCACGGCTAAAAGAAGATGACTTTATTGCTGATTTCAAATTACAGGTGTCAGGAGCCATTAAAGTCATTCAGCACTGTTTGCCAGCCTTGAAAAAAGCTGAAAGCAGCAGTATCGTATTGTTCAGTACCGTAGCTGTAAAAATGGGCTTTAATTTTCACAGCCTTGTGAGTACGAGCAAAGGCGCTATTGAAGGATTAACCAGAGCACTGGCAGCCGAACTCGCCCCAGCCATAAAAGTCAATTGCATTGCGCCATCCATCACCAATACACCTTTGGCAGGCAGCCTTTTAAATACCCAGGAAAAAATCGACGCCAATGCCCAAAGACACCCTCTGAAAAAAATAGGCACGCCTGAAGATATTGCCTCTATGGCAGCCTATTTATTGAGCGATGAAAACACCTGGATTACCGGGCAGATTTTTTCTGTTGATGGTGGAATAAGCAGTGTTCGATAA
- a CDS encoding FAD-binding domain-containing protein — MFTTVYREILDSIDQIDPIRYGQTRNYVDGAVTKLSPYVSRGVISTRQIAQRVLNKGFTPDQISPFLKELAWRDYFQQVWIAQIDAIDHDLKQPQENVEHHQIPSAILKANTTIEAIDTGIRDLYDTGYMHNHCRMYVASIACNIARSHWKNPAQWMYYYLLDADWASNALSWQWVAGSNSNKKYFANQENINRYCYTNQEKTFLSKRYEEFPLDNIPAELTTTESFALQTNLPITEPPVIDDTLPIYVYNFYNLDPAWDAHVKANRILLLEPSFFKKYPVCDKTISFLTDLSKNIDVIQIVVAEFDELFANRSTPIHYKEHPTTRHYKGIQHERDWLSPVVRGYFPSFFGYWKKLEGQLPMLLEV; from the coding sequence ATGTTTACGACTGTATACCGTGAGATTTTAGATTCGATTGACCAGATAGACCCCATACGATATGGCCAGACACGGAACTATGTGGATGGCGCTGTCACGAAGCTATCGCCCTATGTTTCCAGAGGAGTAATCAGTACCCGACAGATCGCCCAACGCGTTCTTAACAAAGGGTTTACACCTGATCAAATAAGCCCATTTTTAAAAGAACTGGCCTGGAGAGACTATTTTCAGCAGGTCTGGATCGCCCAGATTGATGCCATTGATCATGACCTTAAGCAGCCACAGGAAAACGTAGAACACCACCAGATACCCTCTGCCATTCTCAAGGCCAATACGACTATAGAAGCCATTGATACAGGCATCAGGGACTTGTATGATACGGGCTATATGCACAACCATTGCCGAATGTATGTGGCCAGTATTGCCTGCAACATCGCCCGAAGTCATTGGAAAAATCCGGCCCAATGGATGTATTACTATTTACTGGATGCCGACTGGGCAAGCAACGCGCTTAGCTGGCAATGGGTAGCTGGCAGCAACAGCAATAAAAAATATTTTGCCAACCAGGAAAATATCAACCGCTACTGCTATACGAATCAGGAAAAAACGTTTTTAAGTAAACGGTATGAAGAATTCCCATTAGACAACATACCAGCTGAATTAACAACAACTGAATCATTTGCTCTACAGACTAATTTACCTATTACCGAACCACCTGTTATCGATGATACATTACCGATTTATGTTTATAACTTTTACAATTTAGATCCCGCCTGGGATGCACATGTAAAAGCCAATCGAATTTTACTACTCGAACCCAGCTTCTTTAAAAAATATCCTGTCTGTGATAAGACAATAAGTTTTCTCACAGACTTATCGAAAAACATCGATGTTATACAAATCGTAGTGGCTGAATTTGATGAACTATTTGCAAATCGGTCAACACCAATCCATTACAAAGAGCACCCAACAACACGACATTACAAAGGTATCCAGCATGAGCGGGACTGGTTATCACCCGTTGTTCGTGGGTATTTCCCGTCGTTCTTTGGTTATTGGAAAAAGCTGGAGGGGCAATTGCCTATGTTACTGGAAGTATAG
- a CDS encoding DUF2256 domain-containing protein, with translation MKNTKKDNLPYKVCIVCNRPFSWRKKWEKVWDDVKYCSDKCRMNKGKS, from the coding sequence ATGAAAAATACAAAGAAAGACAACTTACCGTACAAAGTCTGTATTGTCTGCAACCGACCGTTTTCCTGGCGTAAAAAGTGGGAAAAAGTCTGGGACGACGTTAAATATTGTAGTGATAAATGCCGAATGAATAAAGGTAAGAGCTGA
- a CDS encoding DEAD/DEAH box helicase, translating to MKTKTSKSADQADLLDIEKIATELAAQAEPKKVKSTKKKVTPEDELILDTAIETVAEGVADKVIIVADEPTTPATEAPKATAETTPKADPNQILFSSLDISEEILQAVTDMGFVSPSPIQAEAIPPILAGRDVIGQAQTGTGKTAAFGIPALELIDVQDRSVQTLILCPTRELALQVADEIRKLAKYKRGVRIEAIYGGDSIERQIRSLKSGVHIVIGTPGRVMDHMERNTLKLDNVKMMILDEADEMLDMGFREDIESILDDMPEERQTILFSATMSKPIMQITQKFLQDPVLVKVVKKELTNTNIEQVYFEVKPKAKVEVMCRLIDTYDLKLLLVFCNTKRKVDEIVEDLQIRGYQAEGLHGDLRQAQRNNVMSKFRAGTTSILVATDVAARGIDVDDVDAVINFDIPLDEEYYVHRIGRTGRAGKSGRAFSLVGRDEKFRFREIQNYTKVRVEKGVIPSFEDIVGIRKARFIEQLQQTIAESNDLNLYDDLLTQLHHAGFTTEQIVGALVKRSMGIEKNEFADQNLGLEDDRRRDRFGDRDKGGRFDRDDRRGGRFGDRDDRGRGRFGDREERGNSRFGDRDRRGDGSDRGGFGDRPRFGDRDRSSGPRDGGRDSGGRNGYFDKDDKRQPREREANMTRLMVTIGRRDYVRPGDIVGAIAGEANIPGNSIGSIDIFDKFTYVDVPKDVANRVVDAMEGNTIKGRRVNIEVAR from the coding sequence ATGAAAACGAAAACATCTAAATCCGCTGATCAGGCCGATCTGCTGGACATTGAAAAAATTGCTACCGAACTGGCAGCACAGGCCGAACCCAAAAAAGTAAAGTCTACCAAAAAGAAAGTAACTCCAGAAGACGAGTTGATCCTTGATACCGCCATCGAAACCGTAGCGGAAGGAGTGGCCGACAAAGTAATCATTGTAGCTGACGAACCCACTACGCCTGCCACCGAAGCCCCAAAAGCAACTGCTGAAACTACGCCTAAAGCTGATCCTAACCAGATTTTATTCTCTAGTTTAGACATTTCTGAGGAAATTCTTCAGGCCGTTACCGACATGGGCTTTGTGAGTCCATCGCCCATTCAGGCCGAAGCTATTCCGCCGATTCTGGCTGGCCGTGATGTGATTGGTCAGGCGCAGACAGGGACAGGTAAAACAGCCGCGTTCGGTATCCCAGCCCTCGAACTAATTGATGTTCAGGACCGTTCGGTTCAAACGTTGATCCTCTGCCCCACCCGCGAACTGGCTCTACAGGTAGCCGACGAAATTCGGAAACTGGCCAAATACAAGCGAGGTGTCCGTATAGAAGCCATCTATGGAGGTGATTCCATCGAACGCCAGATTCGCTCCCTCAAGAGTGGTGTCCATATCGTAATTGGTACACCCGGCCGGGTGATGGACCACATGGAGCGCAACACGCTGAAGCTCGACAACGTCAAGATGATGATTCTCGACGAGGCCGACGAAATGCTGGACATGGGCTTCCGTGAAGATATTGAAAGCATTCTGGACGACATGCCCGAAGAACGGCAAACGATTCTGTTCTCGGCTACCATGTCGAAACCTATTATGCAGATCACCCAGAAATTTTTGCAGGACCCCGTTCTGGTGAAAGTGGTCAAGAAAGAGTTGACCAACACCAACATTGAACAGGTTTATTTCGAGGTGAAGCCCAAAGCAAAAGTAGAAGTGATGTGTCGCCTGATTGACACGTACGACCTGAAACTGCTGCTGGTATTCTGTAACACCAAACGCAAAGTGGACGAAATCGTTGAAGACCTGCAAATCCGTGGCTATCAGGCTGAAGGGCTTCACGGCGATCTGCGGCAGGCACAACGGAACAACGTTATGAGTAAATTCCGGGCGGGTACAACCAGCATTCTGGTGGCTACCGACGTAGCGGCTCGCGGTATCGACGTCGACGATGTGGATGCGGTGATCAACTTCGATATTCCGCTCGATGAAGAATATTACGTACACCGGATTGGCCGGACGGGTCGGGCAGGCAAATCGGGCCGGGCGTTTTCGCTGGTCGGCCGCGACGAAAAATTCCGGTTCCGCGAAATCCAGAACTATACCAAAGTTCGGGTCGAAAAAGGGGTTATCCCATCTTTTGAAGATATTGTGGGCATTCGGAAAGCCCGTTTCATCGAGCAGCTTCAGCAGACTATTGCCGAAAGCAACGACCTCAATCTATACGATGACCTGCTGACTCAATTACACCACGCTGGTTTCACAACCGAGCAAATCGTGGGTGCTCTGGTAAAACGCAGCATGGGTATCGAGAAAAACGAATTTGCCGACCAAAACCTGGGCCTTGAGGATGACCGTCGTCGGGATCGCTTCGGCGATCGTGATAAGGGTGGTCGTTTTGACCGGGACGACCGTCGTGGTGGCCGTTTTGGCGATCGTGATGACCGGGGCCGGGGCCGCTTCGGCGACCGTGAAGAGCGGGGCAACTCGCGCTTTGGCGACAGGGACCGCCGGGGTGATGGATCGGATCGGGGTGGTTTCGGAGATCGTCCACGCTTTGGCGATCGGGATCGTTCGTCTGGCCCACGTGATGGTGGTCGCGATAGCGGAGGTCGCAACGGATATTTTGATAAAGACGACAAACGCCAGCCACGTGAGCGGGAAGCCAATATGACCCGCCTGATGGTAACCATCGGCCGTCGGGATTATGTACGTCCGGGCGACATCGTCGGAGCTATCGCAGGCGAAGCCAATATTCCGGGCAACAGCATCGGCAGCATCGACATCTTCGATAAATTTACGTATGTCGACGTACCGAAAGATGTAGCCAACCGGGTTGTGGATGCTATGGAAGGTAATACCATCAAAGGACGCCGGGTAAACATTGAAGTTGCCCGTTAA